In Malus sylvestris chromosome 15, drMalSylv7.2, whole genome shotgun sequence, a single genomic region encodes these proteins:
- the LOC126601689 gene encoding uncharacterized protein LOC126601689 has protein sequence MAKFSCFSLIGRRKKKVKGDDESTRSGQVDKAIRTLQVRFQQQPPQPLEIDGKSKPATFGVQIPYGVENKYSSPPTGNTRSPKSPVRCIEAAEAAACEGEYEHKESPLAKGTFSNDHSDLQPNEANSGDVTPSRKLDLSEPDSSSQGVQSGHLSDPGVGKAEFWASPKLTRSCSNLETHKKMVKKMSSKMPASKSLSLKELPEMADSVRKDVDPGSPSCVSSHYSADRVMLKKHSSSQVLPSRSRKLWWKLFLWSHRNLHITRDAKPKTLGPVSVNKQGGYSSDTLEPNRAMQFGKTESPLSYTGELLDKGKNIVDENKSWDGFHIGASALWPQNQWVAFSTEASSSSRVQDWVKDLRIQASVEKNEDDNEGIVSPRTPPTPETPKSPVTPATARSKSATYFSRGLEEDTLHANTVIQSLNSSSTVAHICGMGMKAIPNISCFCSLRSVNLSNNFIAHITPGSLPKSLHTLNLSKNKLSAIEGLRDLTRLRVLDLSYNRISRIGRGLSSCNVLKELYLSGNKISDVEGLHRLLKLTVLDLSFNKITTTKALGQLVANYNSLQALNLLGNTIQTNIGDEQLRKTVCSLLPKLVYLNKQSIKPQRAREVLTDSVAKAALGNKGWNPRRKASKKLSQGSASFKKTHALPSKKSSSFPTHGNKRGASVV, from the exons ATGGCAAAATTCAGTTGCTTTTCTTTAATTGgtaggaggaagaagaaggttaAG GGAGATGATGAATCTACAAGAAGTGGTCAAGTGGACAAGGCAATTAGAACCCTGCAAGTCAGGTTTCAACAGCAGCCTCCGCAACCGTTGGAGATTGATGGGAAATCGAAGCCGGCAACTTTCGGAGTCCAAATACCTTATGGTGTTGAGAACAAGTACTCTTCCCCTCCTACTGGCAATACAAGGAGCCCGAAAAGTCCTGTCCGGTGCATTGAAGCAGCAGAAGCAGCGGCTTGTGAAGGGGAATATGAGCACAAAGAGAGCCCCTTAGCCAAGGGAACCTTCTCTAATGATCACTCTGATCTGCAACCCAACGAAGCCAATTCAGGTGACGTGACTCCATCAAGGAAGTTGGATTTATCCGAACCTGATTCGAGCTCTCAAGGGGTTCAAAGCGGGCATCTTAGTGATCCCGGGGTTGGTAAGGCCGAGTTTTGGGCATCACCAAAGCTTACCAGATCATGCTCTAATTTGGAGACTCATAAGAAAATGGTTAAAAAGATGTCCTCTAAGATGCCTGCTTCCAAGTCTCTGTCTCTCAAAGAACTGCCGGAAATGGCTGATAGTGTGAGGAAGGATGTTGATCCAGGCAGCCCTAGTTGTGTGTCAAGCCACTACAGTGCTGATAGAGTGATGCTGAAGAAGCATTCTTCAAGCCAAGTTCTGCCTTCTCGAAGTCGAAAATTGTGGTGGAAGTTGTTCCTTTGGAGCCACAGGAACCTGCACATAACACGGGATGCAAAACCAAAGACACTTGGTCCCGTTTCAGTGAACAAGCAAGGAGGATACTCTTCAGACACACTTGAACCAAATCGAGCTATGCAGTTTGGCAAGACGGAATCACCACTATCATATACTGGAGAATTGTTGGACAAGGGGAAGAACATTGTAGATGAAAACAAGAGCTGGGATGGTTTTCACATTGGTGCGTCGGCCTTATGGCCTCAGAACCAATGGGTTGCTTTCTCGACAGAAGCCTCATCATCTTCAAGAGTGCAAGACTGGGTGAAAGATCTCAGAATACAAGCCTCCGTTGAAAAGAATGAAGATGACAATGAGGGAATCGTCTCCCCACGGACACCCCCCACTCCTGAGACTCCAAAGTCTCCTGTGACTCCTGCGACTGCTAGATCGAAAAGCGCCACATACTTCAGCCGAGGCCTTGAAGAGGATACCTTACATGCTAATACTGTGATCCAGTCTCTAAATTCTTCCTCAACAGTGGCTCACATATGTGGTATGGGCATGAAAGCCATCCCCAACATTTCATGCTTCTGCAGTCTTCGATCTGTCAACTTGTCAAACAACTTCATAG CCCACATTACTCCCGGGTCGCTGCCAAAGAGTCTTCACACGCTCAACTTGTCCAAAAACAAGCTCAGCGCCATTGAAGGACTAAGAGACTTAACCCGATTGCGAGTACTTGATCTCAGTTACAACCGAATATCTAGAATCGGACGTG GATTATCAAGCTGTAATGTATTGAAGGAGCTCTATCTTTCCGGGAACAAGATCAGCGATGTAGAGGGTCTGCATAGGCTACTGAAGCTGACAGTTCTGGACTTGAGCTTCAACAAGATCACAACAACAAAGGCACTGGGCCAGCTGGTAGCTAACTACAACTCGCTGCAGGCTCTAAACCTATTAGGGAATACAATCCAGACCAACATCGGCGATGAGCAGCTACGCAAGACAGTTTGTAGTCTCCTCCCAAAGCTAGTGTACCTGAACAAGCAGTCCATCAAGCCACAAAGAGCAAGGGAGGTACTCACCGACAGCGTAGCCAAAGCTGCACTTGGAAACAAAGGGTGGAACCCTAGAAGAAAAGCCAGCAAGAAGCTTAGCCAGGGAAGTGCATCGTTTAAAAAAACTCATGCCTTGCCATCGAAGAAAAGCTCATCATTTCCTACCCACGGCAACAAGAGAGGTGCAAGTGTTGTATAG
- the LOC126601690 gene encoding protein WHAT'S THIS FACTOR 1 homolog, chloroplastic-like has translation MAFWRRILSKTQNPKPSPHLPNLNHSQPSLLLRQTSPFSTSFLITKTPKKFRKKRKKDESPRTKLVQTQPNLIPHFEHIVERDAYFRFLTKSKDFLSKQPHGVLRLDDAGKLYRELGFPRGRKVARSLQRHPLIFQTYRHDDNKMWIGFTDFMEALLEEERVIIDSMELDRVNKVRKLLMMSANKRIPLSKIYHCRSIFGIPEDFRDRVSKYPNFFRIVVEEDGKRVLELVNWDPLMAVSALEREFMVDEERVKRAFRFPVKHGKDLGLEIEDERKLNMLNSLPLVSPYSDGSRLDLWTLEAEKYRVGVLHEFLSLTLEKRASIHHVVEFKEEFSLTKHTYQMLLKQPRTFYLAGTEMNWVVFLNDAYDRDGVLIEKDPQVVFNEKLYKHADMKEMGQSCVDQ, from the coding sequence ATGGCGTTTTGGCGCCGCATCCtttccaaaacccaaaacccaaaaccctcaCCTCACCTCCCAAACCTTAACCACTCGCAGCCCTCACTCCTCCTCCGCCAAACCTCGCCGTTCTCCACCTCCTTCCTCATCACCAAAACGCccaaaaaattcagaaaaaaacGCAAGAAGGACGAAAGCCCTCGGACCAAACTCGTCCAGACCCAACCCAACCTCATCCCCCACTTCGAACACATCGTCGAGCGCGACGCCTACTTCCGATTCCTCACCAAATCCAAAGACTTCCTCTCCAAGCAGCCCCACGGCGTCCTCCGCCTCGACGACGCCGGCAAGCTCTACCGCGAACTCGGCTTCCCTCGCGGCCGAAAAGTCGCCCGCTCCCTCCAGCGCCACCCCCTCATCTTCCAGACCTACCGCCACGATGACAATAAAATGTGGATCGGCTTCACCGACTTCATGGAAGCTCTGCTCGAAGAGGAGCGAGTCATAATCGACTCAATGGAGTTGGACCGAGTCAACAAGGTTCGTAAATTGCTCATGATGTCCGCCAACAAGCGTATCCCTCTGAGTAAAATTTACCATTGCAGGTCGATTTTCGGAATTCCTGAAGATTTTAGGGACAGGGTTTCGAAATACCCTAATTTTTTCAGGATTGTGGTTGAGGAGGATGGGAAGAGAGTGCTTGAACTGGTGAATTGGGATCCGTTGATGGCGGTGAGCGCGTTGGAGAGGGAGTTCATGGTGGATGAGGAGAGAGTTAAGAGGGCTTTTCGGTTTCCAGTGAAGCATGGGAAGGATTTGGGTCTGGAGATAGAGGATGAGAGGAAATTGAACATGTTGAACTCACTTCCGCTGGTTTCGCCATATTCGGATGGATCAAGATTGGACCTTTGGACTCTGGAAGCCGAGAAGTACAGGGTAGGAGTGTTGCATGAGTTTTTGAGCTTGACATTGGAGAAGAGGGCTTCCATACACCATGTTGTGGAGTTCAAGGAGGAGTTTAGCTTGACTAAGCATACTTATCAGATGCTTTTGAAGCAGCCTAGAACGTTTTATCTTGCTGGGACGGAGATGAATTGGGTTGTTTTTCTGAATGATGCTTATGACCGAGATGGGGTTCTGATTGAGAAGGATCCCCAGGTGGTGTTCAATGAGAAGTTGTATAAGCATGCTGATATGAAGGAAATGGGACAGAGCTGTGTTGATCAATGA